The Shewanella zhangzhouensis genome has a window encoding:
- a CDS encoding LysR family transcriptional regulator, whose product MKSLPSQLPILIEVAKEQSFSAAARNLGISAPAVSKAINKLEDEWKLKLFHRSSHSLSLTSAGRQLVANLEPAVMSIFSAIDSCKETNLQLAGTIKVNLPGTALGVDTILPHLMAFNYKHPDVQLNLYFSDASVDLISHGFDLGIGTSINQDSRLIAKRLFHSNIGLYASKLFVEKYGVPNTIEQLVDFRCLPVRSIETGKFRSINLYDGDKEHLITPQGSITVDSFIAAKTLLCSGWGIVGLSEWMIKAELEQGEIVPILQKHWGPQLPVYLYYSSREYMPQSVRTLIDYLSDKLN is encoded by the coding sequence ATGAAATCACTCCCAAGCCAGCTACCTATTTTGATTGAGGTCGCCAAAGAACAGAGTTTTTCCGCAGCAGCGAGAAACCTTGGCATTTCTGCGCCTGCTGTGAGTAAAGCAATTAATAAGTTAGAAGATGAATGGAAGCTTAAACTGTTTCATCGCTCATCCCACTCTCTGAGCTTAACCTCGGCTGGACGCCAGTTAGTGGCAAATCTTGAACCAGCAGTGATGAGTATTTTTTCTGCTATAGACTCATGTAAAGAAACGAACTTACAGCTTGCTGGCACAATTAAAGTTAATCTTCCAGGAACAGCTTTGGGTGTGGATACTATACTCCCGCACTTGATGGCGTTTAATTATAAACATCCAGATGTGCAGCTAAATTTATACTTTAGTGATGCCAGTGTAGATCTGATTAGCCATGGATTCGATTTGGGTATTGGTACTTCAATCAACCAAGATTCTCGTTTGATAGCTAAGCGACTATTTCATAGCAATATTGGTCTATATGCATCAAAGCTGTTTGTTGAAAAATATGGAGTGCCGAATACGATAGAGCAACTGGTTGATTTCCGCTGCTTACCGGTCCGTTCGATTGAAACGGGTAAGTTTCGAAGTATCAATTTGTATGACGGTGATAAGGAGCACTTAATTACGCCACAGGGAAGCATTACCGTGGATAGCTTTATCGCAGCAAAGACCCTGCTATGTTCTGGTTGGGGGATTGTAGGTCTATCAGAGTGGATGATCAAAGCGGAGCTAGAGCAAGGGGAGATAGTGCCCATTCTGCAAAAACACTGGGGGCCACAACTACCAGTCTATCTCTATTATTCATCTAGAGAGTATATGCCGCAAAGTGTCAGAACGTTAATTGATTATTTGTCAGATAAGTTAAACTAA
- a CDS encoding tyrosine-type recombinase/integrase, whose translation MAVCKIRTFISDLRKEGRKHPFYQEVYLAVFQEHYSTLDPLNNKQVKKECELWSDYFNLLVLLNKNVRLSKETLLHEELKNVISGLKAEVSNRQRQLTILQSLLNYAKLHFDIDSPNVPAIVTLKREKPLLSPVDLTKLIFVEKINSILQAELISPARTHDRQVKIGRLFLILYWTVNIEKTEHLCLMLAYPKDIFYVGGICYWQCQTPRVNSPRYVLNDMAVMALQQWHLEHYAASTSAIKSSQIKPALVRYLNQVSHFDWSDMSILKLRVIRRIDTVLRYGPVQYQMYILPGVCQSLPIHSFLRLMTGKACAYAEPNLLDSISEKTKALREWSQVANGTTCFVPMSETLKQLDKVFSHLIQLESQKATRTDCLNSLAIILEQSSSKMNPCFWILCAWLYSLLKVGGTIKRRLKISTTIDYVRSLSRPFLLVFCTSDISLLSGAEWTNKLNEATDHFSSPKRRIYVYYFAKFLVDSGFSRDLCLSDIEVVGSSSEVDANLITVEHAQVILSYLGGKSAECLVHRDAFFLLCFCFYSGLRRNEAAKLTWGDFSFSLEEPSMNDFDYVQLSVRPNKHRSLKTTSARRELPLDALWPKTEIMKLRSFYRIVKSTGTNNSTLLFENERRVNLAYELITNLMRHYTKDHSLRIHHLRHSFANWTWCRLNPKLIEAGRAELAMFSDEIFDVQYLCRLQSRLRFSDNTRKKMFILSHMMGHKDVQSTLNSYLHLKDVLYYLQQKSRFVLTKYFTSESLGRATLSPSEPGLSLAERINYYTQEVAQKLAIKPAPLVLGLKLPNLTNFSINIKADQTISSLTWSKALKALKSSSAIDVATHFAVPLPQLQQLFTNAEAIHQTYPRRGKRLPLIPKFPNFCGEYGQNNSPAANSTKVFSFLCKKLDTSLDSGALTLEHIRLGMEIILYAVPGKDYALRCPDSKVSRMFIRLCQLLGLKARHLKFRHHSADLDTEKSSLIKARWKKTICEYGFSDTNFTIASTTEGQFLGRHDGNGFLEIALVNNNYKRVQRHQSLFSFLHFMLILSFDKGQLPKD comes from the coding sequence ATGGCAGTTTGTAAAATCCGCACTTTCATAAGTGACCTTCGGAAAGAGGGGAGAAAACACCCGTTTTACCAAGAAGTGTACCTGGCAGTGTTCCAAGAACATTATTCAACTTTAGACCCATTAAATAACAAGCAGGTCAAAAAGGAATGTGAACTATGGTCTGATTACTTTAACCTATTGGTTTTATTGAATAAAAATGTAAGATTATCTAAGGAAACACTATTACATGAAGAGTTAAAAAATGTTATTTCAGGATTAAAGGCTGAAGTTTCAAATCGACAGAGACAGTTGACAATCCTACAGTCCTTACTCAATTACGCCAAACTTCATTTCGACATCGATTCACCTAACGTGCCTGCGATAGTGACTCTGAAGCGCGAGAAACCGTTACTTTCACCTGTCGATTTGACCAAATTAATTTTCGTAGAAAAAATCAACTCAATTTTGCAGGCAGAGTTGATCTCACCAGCAAGAACGCATGATCGTCAGGTTAAAATCGGTAGATTGTTTCTTATATTATATTGGACTGTGAATATTGAGAAGACTGAACATTTATGTCTAATGTTGGCATACCCTAAAGACATCTTCTATGTCGGCGGAATTTGTTATTGGCAATGTCAAACTCCTAGAGTTAACTCACCACGGTATGTACTCAATGACATGGCGGTTATGGCATTGCAACAATGGCATCTTGAGCATTATGCTGCTTCAACATCTGCAATAAAATCAAGTCAAATCAAACCTGCATTAGTGCGCTACCTGAATCAAGTATCGCATTTCGATTGGTCTGATATGTCAATATTGAAATTAAGGGTAATACGCCGGATAGATACAGTGCTGAGATATGGACCCGTTCAATATCAGATGTACATTTTACCAGGCGTTTGCCAGTCATTGCCAATCCATTCATTCCTGCGTCTTATGACAGGAAAAGCCTGTGCATATGCTGAACCAAACCTTTTAGATTCCATTTCTGAAAAAACGAAGGCTCTTCGCGAGTGGTCGCAAGTTGCTAACGGAACGACATGCTTTGTACCAATGTCAGAGACATTGAAGCAATTAGATAAAGTGTTTAGCCACCTTATACAACTTGAAAGCCAAAAAGCCACTCGTACTGATTGCCTTAACTCACTTGCCATTATCCTCGAACAATCGTCGTCTAAAATGAATCCGTGCTTTTGGATACTGTGTGCATGGCTGTACTCACTACTGAAAGTCGGCGGTACTATCAAACGTCGTTTAAAAATATCAACAACAATCGATTACGTAAGAAGTCTTAGCCGACCATTTTTACTCGTTTTTTGCACAAGTGACATCAGCTTGCTTTCTGGTGCAGAGTGGACCAACAAATTAAATGAAGCCACTGACCATTTTTCATCGCCAAAAAGAAGAATATATGTCTATTATTTTGCCAAGTTCTTAGTCGATTCAGGATTTTCAAGAGATTTATGTCTATCTGATATAGAGGTAGTAGGTAGCTCGAGTGAAGTAGATGCGAACCTTATAACAGTAGAACATGCACAAGTCATATTGTCCTATTTGGGTGGCAAGTCAGCTGAGTGTCTGGTGCATCGTGACGCCTTTTTCCTGCTGTGCTTTTGTTTTTACAGCGGATTACGTCGAAATGAAGCTGCGAAGTTAACCTGGGGTGACTTTTCATTCTCTCTTGAAGAACCAAGTATGAACGATTTCGACTATGTTCAACTTTCAGTAAGACCCAATAAACATAGGTCATTAAAAACAACGTCAGCTAGACGAGAGCTACCACTAGACGCATTGTGGCCTAAAACGGAAATAATGAAATTGCGCAGCTTCTATCGAATCGTCAAAAGCACAGGCACTAACAATAGCACCTTATTGTTCGAGAATGAGAGAAGAGTAAACCTTGCCTATGAACTTATTACGAATTTAATGCGCCATTACACAAAAGATCATAGCCTGCGCATTCATCATTTACGCCACAGTTTCGCCAATTGGACCTGGTGCCGTCTGAATCCAAAGCTTATAGAGGCTGGCAGAGCAGAGCTAGCGATGTTCAGTGATGAAATTTTTGATGTTCAATATCTATGCAGGTTACAAAGTCGCTTACGCTTCAGCGACAACACACGAAAAAAGATGTTCATCTTGTCACACATGATGGGCCATAAAGACGTGCAATCGACGCTGAACAGTTACCTTCATTTGAAAGACGTACTTTATTACCTGCAACAAAAATCGCGTTTCGTTCTGACAAAATATTTCACATCAGAGAGTCTGGGACGTGCGACTCTATCGCCGTCAGAGCCTGGCCTCAGCTTAGCCGAGCGAATTAATTATTACACTCAGGAAGTAGCACAGAAACTAGCTATCAAGCCAGCGCCTCTTGTTTTGGGTTTGAAACTCCCAAATTTAACGAATTTCTCCATCAACATAAAAGCAGATCAGACTATAAGCAGTTTAACTTGGTCAAAAGCATTGAAGGCGTTGAAATCATCATCGGCCATTGACGTTGCGACTCATTTTGCAGTTCCATTGCCGCAATTGCAGCAGTTATTCACAAATGCAGAGGCCATTCATCAAACTTATCCTCGCAGAGGGAAGCGGTTACCCTTAATACCCAAGTTTCCGAATTTTTGCGGAGAATATGGTCAAAACAACTCGCCAGCAGCTAATTCCACAAAAGTATTCTCATTTTTGTGCAAAAAATTAGATACCAGTTTGGATTCAGGGGCATTGACCTTGGAACATATTCGTCTCGGTATGGAAATTATCTTGTACGCCGTACCTGGGAAAGATTATGCCTTACGGTGTCCCGATTCAAAAGTGTCCAGAATGTTTATACGGCTCTGTCAACTGCTTGGACTTAAAGCACGGCACTTAAAGTTTAGGCACCATAGCGCGGATCTTGACACTGAAAAGAGCAGCTTAATTAAGGCTAGGTGGAAGAAGACAATCTGTGAATATGGTTTCAGTGACACCAATTTCACCATTGCGAGTACCACTGAAGGTCAATTTCTAGGACGGCATGATGGAAACGGTTTTTTAGAGATTGCATTGGTTAACAACAATTATAAGCGGGTACAAAGACACCAAAGCTTGTTTAGTTTCCTGCATTTTATGTTGATCTTGAGCTTTGATAAAGGTCAACTGCCTAAAGATTAA
- a CDS encoding efflux RND transporter periplasmic adaptor subunit produces MLKNIRKLMLKMGFAVIFLTACGNQGGAPVEQGPIEVSVAEVVYEKVTEWDEFTGRLQAPLSVKLMPRVSGYIEHLNFTEGSLVQKGDLLFQIDPRPFSAEVSRLKAELESANSAAILADNEYSRAEKLSQQQAISIEVLDNRLANKRQAKAKHDSVKSALERAELELSFTKVKAPISGRVSLAEVTVGNYVTAGQTLLTNLVSTEIMYAYFDVDEQTFLKYRHLAKSGHRVDTREVGANPVYMALATDDEFRHVGSIDFVDNRVDSQTGTIRLRASFANADNQLLPGLFAKVRLAGSATYDGVLIDEKAIGTDLNNKFVLLVNESNQLEYRAIELGEKLDGLRLVRRGLNPSDRIVVNGLQRVRPGMQIQPKLVEMASYEQLAELRSAQELLDQTTRSLTVQTDKIASEAKTGTSENQG; encoded by the coding sequence ATGTTGAAGAATATACGTAAGTTAATGTTAAAAATGGGTTTTGCAGTTATTTTCCTCACTGCATGCGGTAACCAGGGTGGTGCGCCAGTCGAGCAAGGGCCTATTGAAGTAAGTGTTGCAGAGGTCGTTTATGAAAAAGTAACTGAGTGGGATGAATTTACCGGGCGCTTACAAGCTCCATTATCGGTGAAATTAATGCCAAGGGTATCGGGCTATATTGAGCATCTTAACTTTACTGAGGGATCGTTAGTGCAAAAAGGAGATCTGTTATTTCAGATTGATCCTCGCCCTTTTTCAGCTGAGGTTTCTCGTTTGAAAGCTGAGCTTGAGAGTGCCAATAGTGCCGCAATTTTAGCTGACAATGAGTACTCTCGAGCTGAGAAACTCAGTCAACAACAAGCGATATCGATAGAAGTTCTGGACAATCGACTCGCTAACAAACGCCAAGCCAAGGCCAAGCATGACTCTGTCAAATCAGCGTTGGAACGTGCTGAATTGGAATTAAGTTTTACAAAAGTTAAAGCTCCGATTAGTGGTCGAGTGTCTCTTGCAGAAGTTACTGTTGGGAACTACGTGACCGCTGGTCAAACACTGCTCACCAACTTGGTATCAACAGAAATCATGTATGCATATTTCGATGTTGATGAGCAGACTTTTTTAAAATATAGGCACTTGGCAAAAAGTGGACATAGAGTCGATACCCGGGAAGTTGGCGCTAATCCAGTTTATATGGCGTTGGCGACTGATGACGAGTTTCGCCACGTTGGTTCTATCGATTTCGTTGACAATCGCGTCGACTCTCAAACCGGAACTATCCGTTTACGTGCCAGTTTTGCTAATGCAGACAACCAGTTATTACCTGGGCTGTTTGCTAAGGTAAGGTTGGCAGGCAGTGCTACCTATGACGGTGTGCTGATTGATGAGAAAGCTATTGGCACCGATCTAAATAATAAGTTTGTGCTTTTGGTGAATGAAAGTAATCAGCTTGAGTACCGCGCTATCGAATTGGGCGAAAAACTTGATGGACTGCGCCTCGTACGAAGAGGATTGAATCCTTCAGATCGTATTGTCGTAAACGGTCTTCAGCGTGTGCGTCCCGGCATGCAAATTCAACCCAAATTAGTCGAAATGGCTTCATACGAGCAGTTAGCTGAGCTAAGAAGTGCGCAAGAGTTGCTGGATCAGACAACAAGGTCATTGACAGTTCAGACTGACAAAATCGCTAGCGAAGCTAAAACAGGTACTTCGGAAAATCAGGGGTAA
- a CDS encoding NAD(P)H-dependent oxidoreductase — translation MNILVVYWHPEPKSFNGAMFRTAIKTLEAAGHSVETSDLHAMNFNPVSGRHNFISTNDAEFFKQQLEEVYATEHDGFAPEIETEIQKLECCDLVIFQFPLWWFGMPAMIKGWVDRVFAMGRTYGGGRFYENGVYKGKKAMISVTIGGSEEMYLKGGWNGDLDAILRPIHRGIFEFNGFSVLAPQKVFGPARRAEQERIAELERYAKRLQTIFDESAIEIGQY, via the coding sequence ATGAATATCCTTGTTGTTTACTGGCACCCTGAGCCAAAAAGCTTTAACGGCGCAATGTTTCGCACCGCCATAAAAACACTAGAGGCAGCAGGGCATAGCGTCGAAACCTCTGACTTGCATGCGATGAATTTTAATCCAGTGTCAGGCCGCCATAACTTCATTAGCACCAATGACGCTGAATTCTTCAAACAACAACTTGAAGAAGTGTACGCCACCGAACATGATGGCTTCGCACCTGAGATTGAGACGGAAATCCAAAAATTGGAATGCTGTGATCTCGTCATCTTCCAGTTTCCACTCTGGTGGTTTGGCATGCCGGCCATGATTAAAGGCTGGGTAGATCGCGTGTTTGCAATGGGTCGAACTTACGGTGGTGGTCGTTTCTATGAAAATGGCGTCTATAAAGGCAAAAAAGCTATGATTAGTGTAACCATCGGCGGTTCAGAAGAAATGTATCTCAAAGGTGGTTGGAATGGCGATTTAGATGCTATTTTACGCCCTATTCATCGCGGCATTTTTGAGTTCAATGGTTTTTCAGTATTAGCACCACAAAAAGTGTTTGGCCCAGCGAGAAGAGCTGAACAAGAACGCATCGCTGAATTAGAACGGTATGCAAAACGTTTGCAAACGATCTTTGATGAGTCTGCGATAGAAATAGGTCAATACTAA
- a CDS encoding TetR/AcrR family transcriptional regulator: MSDAHNSPSVGRPRTFDCEAALEKALEVFWQKGYDGASLSDLTEAMGINKPSLYAAFGNKEKLFLKAIELYENRPSSFFLPALAKPTAYEVAEHMLYGAAMNMADKSHPQGCVIIQGALSCSEAAATVKEELINRRIEGELKLRERFAKAVRESDLPVDTEVEVLARYIGTVLQGMAIQANNGSTREELMQVANIALKIFPKNDHESASANADSV; the protein is encoded by the coding sequence ATGTCAGATGCTCATAACTCCCCTTCTGTTGGACGCCCACGCACTTTCGATTGCGAGGCTGCACTGGAGAAAGCTCTGGAAGTTTTTTGGCAAAAAGGCTACGACGGCGCTTCACTCTCTGATCTAACAGAAGCAATGGGCATAAATAAGCCCAGCCTGTATGCCGCGTTTGGCAACAAGGAAAAGTTGTTTTTAAAAGCAATTGAACTTTATGAAAACAGACCGAGTTCGTTCTTTTTACCTGCTTTAGCAAAACCCACAGCTTATGAGGTCGCAGAACATATGCTATACGGCGCAGCAATGAATATGGCCGATAAAAGCCATCCTCAAGGCTGTGTCATCATACAGGGCGCTTTATCCTGCAGTGAGGCTGCCGCTACGGTTAAGGAAGAATTGATTAATCGACGCATTGAAGGTGAACTGAAACTGCGAGAGCGGTTTGCCAAGGCTGTTAGGGAAAGCGATTTGCCAGTAGATACGGAAGTCGAGGTGCTAGCTCGATACATAGGAACTGTCCTACAAGGAATGGCGATTCAAGCAAATAACGGTTCTACCCGAGAAGAGTTAATGCAAGTAGCTAATATAGCTTTAAAAATTTTCCCTAAGAACGATCATGAATCAGCCTCCGCCAATGCGGACAGCGTCTAA
- a CDS encoding cytochrome C biosynthesis protein: MFRALMFCFLLLSSALPSFAQAEEHTVSQNATWHYVDADGQLKIKLYFFWSKTCPHCAEAHPFIDSLPEKYPWIVLESHMVSQAGTQEKWQAIAEQTKVAARSVPYIAACENAIIGYSNEAVTGQFILQQLKACYRALGGVVAVDDQATQTGTASTEGELLFATCSASSELGTCDLGLEESAPAAPVTKVQPIDLPLIGVVAPEQLSLPVLTVVLAGVDAFNPCAFFVLLFLLSIMVNAKSRSRMLIVGGIFVFFSGFIYFLFMIAWLNIFELLGAGSDGGLIILGAGLMALVAGAINIKEYFFTKGEVSLSMSAENRTGLIKRMGKLTSASSMAAMIAGTVVLAILANAYELLCTAGFPMIYTSVLSMHELPAFERYLYLAFYNIVYVIPLAAIVIAFSATLGKRKLTEKEGQTLKLMSGIMMIGLGGMLALDPTALQNAGLAIGLIFASIGLTFIISMGRKLIERRDTIS; the protein is encoded by the coding sequence ATGTTTAGAGCCCTGATGTTTTGTTTTCTGTTACTCTCGAGCGCACTACCCAGCTTCGCTCAGGCCGAGGAACACACAGTGTCTCAGAATGCCACCTGGCATTATGTAGATGCCGACGGTCAGCTGAAGATTAAGCTCTATTTCTTCTGGTCTAAAACCTGCCCGCACTGTGCCGAGGCGCACCCCTTCATCGACAGTCTGCCGGAAAAGTATCCCTGGATAGTGCTGGAGTCACACATGGTGTCTCAGGCGGGTACGCAGGAAAAATGGCAAGCCATCGCCGAGCAGACCAAGGTTGCCGCCCGTTCCGTGCCCTATATCGCCGCCTGTGAAAATGCGATCATAGGCTACAGCAACGAAGCCGTGACAGGACAATTTATTCTGCAGCAACTCAAGGCCTGTTACCGCGCCTTGGGCGGTGTGGTCGCAGTCGATGATCAGGCTACCCAGACAGGGACGGCTTCCACTGAGGGCGAGCTGCTGTTTGCCACCTGTAGCGCCAGTAGCGAACTCGGTACCTGTGACCTAGGACTGGAAGAAAGCGCACCTGCAGCGCCCGTCACTAAGGTACAGCCTATAGATCTGCCGCTGATCGGCGTGGTGGCGCCCGAGCAGCTCTCCTTGCCAGTGTTAACCGTGGTGCTGGCAGGCGTCGATGCCTTTAACCCCTGCGCCTTCTTCGTGCTGCTGTTTCTGCTCTCTATCATGGTAAATGCCAAGAGCCGCAGTCGCATGTTGATCGTCGGCGGCATCTTCGTCTTCTTCTCGGGCTTTATCTACTTCCTGTTTATGATCGCCTGGCTCAACATCTTCGAGCTGCTGGGCGCGGGGAGCGATGGTGGCCTCATCATACTCGGAGCGGGCCTGATGGCATTGGTCGCCGGTGCCATCAACATCAAGGAATACTTCTTCACCAAGGGCGAGGTCAGCCTCTCCATGTCGGCGGAGAACCGCACCGGGCTTATCAAGCGCATGGGTAAACTCACCAGCGCCAGTAGCATGGCGGCGATGATTGCCGGCACTGTGGTCTTGGCCATACTGGCCAACGCCTATGAGCTGCTGTGTACCGCAGGCTTCCCGATGATCTACACCAGCGTCTTGTCTATGCATGAGCTGCCGGCATTCGAGCGCTACCTCTATCTGGCCTTCTACAACATAGTCTATGTGATCCCGCTAGCGGCTATCGTGATCGCCTTCAGTGCCACCCTGGGTAAGCGCAAGCTCACCGAGAAAGAGGGACAGACATTGAAGCTGATGTCGGGTATCATGATGATAGGCTTGGGCGGCATGCTGGCCCTAGATCCGACCGCACTGCAAAATGCCGGTTTGGCCATTGGCTTGATCTTCGCCTCCATCGGCCTAACCTTCATCATCAGCATGGGACGCAAGTTGATAGAGAGACGCGATACCATCAGTTAA